In Myxocyprinus asiaticus isolate MX2 ecotype Aquarium Trade chromosome 12, UBuf_Myxa_2, whole genome shotgun sequence, the DNA window AACTATGAGGTGTAGAAAGTTTCAGCCTTAAGTTTAAGatgtaaagaaaaaaagtaaaaaatcttCCATTGATATACATTGATAGAATGTACAGCATTCAacaaaaatgtaacaacaaaGGCATCATTGCAATATATGCATACtgatttgcgatttaaattttctTCCTTCCATATATTTCACCATTTATAGCCACCTTTACACTACACAGTGACTATATAGTGATTCTTGTGTGTAGAGACAACAAGACCCATGTTTAATGTCATAAGTCTCATGGAAATGGTGAAGAGCCTCTGATGCAGATTTACGTTTATACAGAATCAAAGTATAAAACCTAAGCTCACCTAAAACTTTAAGTGGCATTCAGACCAAATGCATTAGGgtattaaaaaaagctagacagaacaacgaatggaacagaatgcagctgtCTTGAGAAACGTTTGTAAATGCATCCTTAAAGCATGGCGCTCCTGTGCAAAATGCTTAATAAACAGCAAGACacagcgcaatggtcaaagacgtctgtctaacAGCGCAGACGGACAAAAATCTATTCTTTTTGAATGGCCCCTAACGCTATTCTTAGGCAGCCTTGCAAGTACTgatattttcttcaggaaatgcaaatttaGTTAATATATCCATTTATTTAGTAATAGTTACACCTTTATTTGCATGTACATACTATTGTACAATTTCTAACAATGTTTTGGGGTCCAATGGGGTTCAGTTAAACTCTGTGAGATCAATAGTACCTGCTCTGGAAAGCCATCCATACTCTTCTGGCCTTTAGTCTGGATGAAGCAGCGGGCACTCTGTGGCCGGGGGCTGGTGGTGGTAATGGGCATAGGCAGAGGTGACTGGTACTGCTGAATAGATACCTTGTTGATGGCCCCCTCATACTGCTGGTCTCGTGCCGTCCGGTGGGCTGTGTTGGCTGAGGCCATCATCATAGTTTGTTGTTGATGGGAATTGTGAACGCCAGGCTGTGGGCAAACACCAGGCAATTATATGATAATGTAAAGTCAAGGTCATATAATTTTCATTCAAGCAAGTGCTTCTATATCAGTACTTGAAAAACAAAACCAGATGTATCAACTATACAGGACTGCTAATGACTTGCTGTTTTCACTATTAgatgtattaatataattttcactTAAATTTTTCATAGCACTAAGTATGTCATGCTCATACTTTCATCAAAAGCAAAATTTCCCACAGTATTGAGTGACAACCTTAAGACATTCACTGACAGACTGAGGTTGCTAAGGAGACCAAGCAGGAACACAGTATTGTGAAAAAAATCACGACAGCAGGTAGTAATTAACCTTGGAATTTGAAAAAATTAACATGGCAATCATGATATAACAGAGATGTATATCTCACAGAGAATAGGTTGAGCCAAAGGAAACTAAAGAGTTGAGCATGACAGGGTTTAATACTTCTAGACGTGTGGGTGTCTTTCTAAAAAATGTATCGTGGAAACAATAAAAGTATAATGAGATCCAGACAAATGCAATGAATCACTTCAGATCAGCATGGCTTATAAAAGAAACAGGACCATTTTAGCAGTGAGAAAGTTTTACCATAATTGTTGACTATTTACCTTATTTATCTATGACCAGTTAAGACTTTTTACATTGTATTGTTCATTCAGTTTCCTGGACGGGatgtaaatgtaacatttctTGTTCTTGCACAGCTAAAAATAAAGAACTAATTAGAGCGCAACTATAGAGTTCcggaaataaacatttaattctccATAGACCTCCGATGAGCTTCAAGATTGTTAAGTGATgaagatacagtatatgcttctGTAAAAGCCACAAGTCAGTGTTATTTTTAAGCttcataaaaacataatttgaaaaaaatcaatcGGAATCAATGGAATCGATTGCTAAATTCccagtgaagaactacacaaCCCATAATCCTgaggagagatccaccaatcataaAAGTTGCACTTACCATGGACACAGAAATCACGCTAAAATAGATCACAGTGATGACCCACTCCCATTCAACATATTGTATATAAAGATGTAATTGAGTCTCTCTGTACTTTCCAATTActtatatatttggatttatctaaatattttgttttttattacgtGTGCTATGACCAATCAGTGTCATcggaaaaatacaaaacaatcgCTGTTATCAAAAAATCAACTATACCTTTTTCATGACGTTCATGTTCTCTGGTGGCACATCTCTTCGACCCAGTGAATATGGGGCCCACTGGCTAGTTGGGGAAACCACCTCTTGTCCATTAtctaaaatattgctctgttgtGAAGGTGTCTGTAATGATATAGTGCTGTCAGCAACTTGTGATGCAAGCAGTTTTCAGAACAGTGGTCTGAAATGATACTGCTAtgtgcttgtttttgtttttaagacaCTCCCTTAAAATTGTAATTATCAGCTGAAATTTTCAAGAGTGTCCTAGccattttgttttccacataatgaaagtaaatgaggacTGCAGTGGTCCATATGAATTGTATGCTAAATTTCAAGTCCTCTGAAGTgatatgtgaggaacagatcgaAATGTTAGACATATTCACTGATCATCTTTCTTTCCATTGAGCTGTTAAATCGAGAACCGCTGCGACAGGATCATTGAATGTGTTGAACACGAGAattggatcagtctgatttttaaatgaaTCTGTCAGATTGTGAACTGGATCAATCGATTCAATGAAAAGATTCAAAAGAGTCAAAGcatcattttaaatgtttgattgCAAGTTAAGTGTATATAAGAGGGAGGGAGAGATGCAACAAGAAGTAATTtctaacctggtctcatagaactATTTTACTATACCTcaatttttgtaaaattatttttacatgactCTTGTACAAATTACAGCAGCTTCtatgtgaaataaacactagagacaCTACAACCAAGacttttcttcactttcacacaaatcacgagtaaaacggcacattatcagttcataaacaattatttttcgctctgttcctcaccgaatgctatcttatgacacttttactatagcacatgacttgtaaggcgatatattttaatgtttgcattacataaccaaccacATTTATGAGTTTATTCAAGTGCGATCAAGTTGAACGATAGCTCATCTggtagagtgttgcacttgtaaCACGAAGGACCGGGATACAAGTCCAGAAGAGCATAAAGAGTCAGCAAGTGAGTCAAAAGTAtcattaggtttagggtagggaggtaggttttgttgtttAAAACTCGACAGAGTATTAACCTTAGAGCATcatatttaacttgcttttagtgtgactcagtggacatttcaactcAGAACTGCCATGATTTGTgaaatgaaccacgtaatgtcattggcaaacattttgccacagtcatgtaatttgcatgagatcaggctggtaatTTCATAATTTGTCAGCATCTTTGTTGTCTGACAAAGAATGCCTTGTTCTGTGAGTTGAGTACAGAGGACAACTCTAGCGCAGACTAAACACAAAGACTGAGCACATACAACAGAAAACACCTAAATATGTTTTACATTACAGTGAGAGACAGTGTCTAGCCTGGAACTCAGAGCAGGTGAAGGGTTACATTTGTGGTTAACTGTGAAATGTGCTAGATGGCCTgcctaaagaccccatgaaatcagaaacttcctgtttcaataggaaatatgtcaacacagaaaaGTAAACTGTGCACATCATCCATTTCATGAGATCTTTAATTGCTTTTAGAGAGACTATTCTACTGTATATTAGCTGGCAAAATTATTATATTACCATTGTTTTAGAAGTTAAAGCAGAGGCTTTAAAAAGAGGGTCTTCAAGGAGAgatctttaaaatatataaatgttcatATAAATGTTACTTCTTCATGCTGAAACTGGGGCTGAAGTTGCTTCATACTCACATTTGGTAGAGGTAGCCACTGAGTTGTTTGGTTTTCATGCTTTGTGTTATTGTAAAAGTTTATTGTCATGCTTCTGCTGGCATGCGGTGCAGCATAGCCTCCAGAGTACAGCATGCCGAAGTTTACTGTGTTGTGCTTAAGGACAGCACTCTGATTGGAGGGAAACAACCACATGACATGAGTGAATGGGTGTGTCACACATAAAGGTcaaaggtggggggggggtacACTGCACTGCACCACACACACCGCTGTAACAGAGTGAGTAAGCTTGACAAACAGAACAACATTACTGCTAACATGACACATTAGAGATACACAGCAATTGCATTTGCATAATAGTCTCAACAGCAGAGTGCAAATGTGACAAAATTTTGTGAACAATGAAGTATGCTGTAGTATTGTGTTCCACAAACACAGAAAGAAAGGCTCACCACCTAACTGCACGTCACAAAACGTTGCATGTACTTAACTGTCTGAATCTCACGaagaaatgtcctggtcatatttcacccccaaatccaaagaatacattttgcataataaaacctaCAGCATGAAATCTATTTTTAGTACCATTAAGATTTCTTGCATTGTGACaactattttcatgacaattaaacacttTCCCCCAAATCTCATTATcgaaatgcaataataataataaaaataaaataaaaaatctcattactgtaatacaaataaaaatctcatTCTTATTTCTATAGTAGAGTAATGAAAATGATCCTGTTTGGACACAATGATTTGCataacataaattaaattcattgaAGTAAAcagaccctaccatctgtgtgcctcagcataaatcattattcatcagaccaggctacatttttacagtcttcaactgtccagatTTGGCGAGCTTATGCCCACTGcggcctcagctttctgttcttggctgacagaggtggaacccgatgtggtcttctgctgttgtagcccatctgcttcaaggtttgacatgttgtgcattctgagatgctattctgttcactacaattctacagagtggttatctgagttactgtagcctttctgtcagcttgaaccagtctggccattctccgttgacctttctcatcaacaaggcatttccatccacagaacatatatatattacagaaaTAAGGACTGATATTTGAGAGGTGTGTGCTTGATTTTCAagaaaatgcaaaatgtaaacaaaaaaaaaaacaaaaaaaatcttaatggtcctaaaaaataaataaataaaataaataaaaaaaaaagcttaattttcttattgcaatataaattaatttttgatatatatatattttttattttggggtgaaatatgacctggacatttcctGAGAGTTTAATTGAAATTCACCCAACTGTTCATTTGGCTATACAATAATTAGTGTCATTTAGTATGTCCctaatatttaaaacaaacacaacaagtTGTAGATATTGAAATAATACAGTAATATAGGCCTTTTTATTATAAAATCATATTAAGCGTATATTCTAATATTGCACTGAGGTATCAACTCATTACTGAGATCTCAATTATTACCAGTAAACATGAGAgtgatataatttatttatttgaaaaactttGGGGGTTATATCATTTTATATATCCAAGCTAACAAAGACTTTTGTAGAAGCTGTAAATCAGGCAAAGTTCTGTATATTCTTATAATCATGAGTCATAAAATTGTCAACAGAAATATAGCAACGTACGATCAAGCTTGCTTACTCACCCGGTCTAGCCTCTTTGCTTCTATGTGTCTAAGTAGTTGTTGTCTCCAATCTACTGGCATTTTGGAGCTTATGtcctcttgtttttgaggaaCAGGTCTCAACTTCATATCAGCTTCAGGGCTCTTCTCAGTGCATGCAATATGATTGTAATCTGAAGGCATTTTTTCCAGCAGTGCAGCCATGGTGGGTCGGGCAGACACTGGCCTTGCCTGAGATGCCCCATATGTCTCTGTGCTGTAGCTCCTTGCAGACAGGGGGCGGCGTTGCGTCAGACTCTTGGTGGGGTAACCCATGATGGGCTTTTTGGTCTCTTGATAAGATGAATAATCTTCTTCATACCTACCATTTCTTTTGTGGAACTGTGTGTCAGAAATGGTAGACAGGCTGTTCTGTTGTTCGAGCATGCTCTTGATCTGTTGTGGCCTGTTATAGTGCTCAGCTAGCTGGAGCTCCTGGTTCTCAGCTACTCTGCGGAATAATGCCATCTCTGTTGAACTTACCAGAGAATCAGCTCGCCGCAGGAATCCTGGCCTGGAACACTGGGGCTGGCCAGAGAGCTGGGAATTAACAGCATCATCAGTGACAGTGGATTGAGAAAATGAAAACATCTGTTCCATTGGTGAATAGCCCCGGTAGCCCCTTGGGCTTACAAGCTCCTTTGGCAACATCTTGCCAGGTTGGTTGACATATTCAGGGGTGTTGGGGAATGGCGGAGGAACTCTCCTCTCTCCTTTCATAAGATCCATGGCTCCTTGTGGGTTGAAGCTTTGGTCAAAATGGTAAACTTTCTTTGGGATGGCAGGCTTCTGCTGCTGAGAGCTTTTATTCAAACCGTAGCCATCCAGATCATCGTCCAGCATGGGAGCTGATTGGCTTCGGGACATGCTCTGTTCCAGAGGTAAAGGGAGGTCTGCTCTATCAACACTTCCCTGATTTTCTATGCTAGAACTGTAGTTGTCCAAGGGGATGCTGTAAACCTTGTAGGATCCAGTATCAATTTCATCTATGCTCTGTGATTTCTTAAATTTTGCTTTGACCTCCTTCATCATTGGCGAAAGTCTCTCAGAACTCTTGCTAACAACCAAAGTGCTTCCTTTGTTTGGTTCTTTTCCACCCTGAACATGTGAAAAAAGGTTGGGATGACCTCGTCCCATCCCTGAGTCTGTGGAATCAAGAAACCCCCAGTTTCTTGTTGATGGAAAAGTGCTGGGTAGTGCTCCTATCTCCTGTTCGAAGTCCTTGCGGTCAGGGTTGGGGCTGTTAGCTGGAGTAATTTCCAGCTTGGAAGGGAAAGCTGTCCTGTCCTCGAAGGGACTGGGAGTCCTCGTCCAGTTCTGCCAGGGGTTAGAGGGAGGAGGCACTTCAGTTTCAGGGGTGTTACGAACTGTGTGGAAAGTGTGTTGCGATTGGTCGAGCTCTAAGGGAACTCCCACGATGCGCTCTTGTCTCATGAGAGGCCTTCGCCCATGTGCTGTTGAGGCACTCCGGGGCTTGGAGCCCAGCATGGGGTTGCCAGCACTGCTGCTTGGGGTATTAAGAGGTGTCTCCTCTGCGACAAAACCTGTGTTATCGTAGTGGGGGGCATCGTTCCAGCTGTCGAAAGTGTCACTGAGTGGTCGCCTCTCACCTCGCTGCTGCAGCGTGCTTGAAGGTGGTGTTGCCCTCTGGCTCAGAAGGGGCTTGGTTTCAATGGGCTTTGGGAAAGACTGAGCCAGCCTGTTAAGATATCCAGATAAAATACATCTGAGATTTTATCCAGGCACTACATGGAAATAATCAAAGTTCaccaacttaaagggataattcacccaaaattgaaaattctctcatcatttactcactctcatgccatcccaggtgtgtatgactttctttcttcagctgaacacatttgaagaaaagtagaaaaatatctcagtaggtccttaaaatgcaagtgaatggtgattagacctttgaaactccaaaaatcacagacagtcagcataaacctcatccatacgactccagtggttaaattaatgtcttctaaagtggtaCAGTTCTTTTGTCTTTTGGTGTGACAAAGATCAGTATTTCAGTACTTTAACTATAAACTATcccttccggtcagcagcagtatactCATTTACGAGAGCACTGagttcacgcggtctctcgtgtgatgaatTGTAGTTGGCATGTTATAGACATAATCTCATAtttttctcttggttgagacatccaggataagcacacaaatgcaccattgtgagtaaacaaacagattcaaatacagatctaaaccaaaaccaacgaagcttctgtacagcgttcctccaaCTCAGTTGTAAAAAttgctgctcttccgggtgtgtcgcacatACGTCAGTTCTCACGTAAAAATGCCAAcatgattacgtcacacgcgcatactgttgctgaccggaagcaatgcttaatagttaaaaagtacttaaatatgaaTCTTTTTTTACACCAAAAGTGGTcgtgtcacttcagaagacatttatttaagtgttatatggatgacgtttatgctgaatgtctgatctttttggagcttcaaaagtctgatcaccattcgcttgcattttaTGGATGTACTGAACTAAGATACAGtattttcaaatgtgttctgctgaagaaagaaagtcatacacacctgggatggcatgagggtgagtaaatgattagatgaatgagatgaattttcatttttgggtgaactaaccctttaatttaaTACCATAAGTCAGTTCAAATTCGCTCATGTGCTTGTTGCTTGCTATTGCTATTTttcatccaaagtgatttacaataCACTAACTGTAGGCATAATGCCCCTTGAGTAACTTGAGAATAAGTactttgctcaagggcacaatggcaATATTGCAGGTTTGGGATATTAGTGGAATGTCATCCTTtgtgtaaacattaaaaacaaattcggctacccagaaaaaaatatcattatactttgtgaaataatatGTTACTATGAATGACCACCTTTTGCTgtttgtattatgttttattttagctgATGCAGAAGCAAACAAGTTTTGAATAATGCAATGTTGGGGACCAAATATTGCAAAACCTGTGCCTCCAACTCTCTCAATATACTATGTCTTCTAATTTGTATTTGAATAACATAAAGTGCTGAGAAGTAAGACAAGTCCTGTAATATCACAGTGGTAGACTGAACTGCAATGCTaatcaaacacattttcaatgtttATAAAATTTTGCCCATTTAATACTTCTGCAAGGTTCTCAAAACAGATATCTCTCAAAGAGCTCTTCTGAACAGGATTATTTGAAGTTGTTGAGCAGTACtaatttaataaaaccttttcTGAGAGCAACATTTTCACTGCAGAAGGATTTTAACTCTAGTGCAGTTTTAAAGTTGCACTTTATTGATGATGATAGCAAGAGTCATACTGCTatcaatgactttttttttttgaatgaattcattttaatatttaaagaaatgtaaaaagcACCTTCAGTATAATAAAAAAGGTAATAACAACACCATGAATGGCGTACGAGACACCTCTGCATTCCCCTTTAATCAAATAAACTCTGATTAGATTTGCCTATCTAGAGCAGTCTTTACACTGCAATGGAAGCCCCACTTGAAGCAGCATAGTATACTGTTTAGTGGGGTCCAAAattctgagaccacattaaaaatatgggattacttttttaatttaaacctGAAATTAAACAAAGTTTTGGGATGAGGATTTAGGAATTTTTAATCCCTAATCAAATGAAAGCAAATTTTTGACATAATACCCCAGTAAACatgatttattataaaaatgaatCTGGACTATTGGCAGATATTAGTctgattatatcaaaacactACTCTCGCAAATCAGTTTTGGGCCACCCAAAAGTCTTTAAGATGGACAACTAAACTAATGGATCAACTGTCATAACATACTGTATGAGTGGACAGATGGTCTAttagtttatattaataaatagtgGCAGTGATGAAATTGTTGCCAACCTGTTGGTCCAGTGAGTCTGTGATGGGCCCTCTTTCCCAGAAGTTTGCAGATTACCGACATTTCCTGGTGGATTTGAGGAACCAGATGATCCCTGGGAAGGTGAGTAGTCGGAATAAGTGGCAGACGATCCACTGTTGTTCAAACAATGAATTTTCTCTGGCTCAGACTCATCGGTGGActctaaatgcatttaaaaaacaagGTTGGTGAGGATTCACTGTGTAAAATAAggtaaaataatttaattgcaaGAACAATAGGTCTATTTTTGTCACAGCATAAACCCCAATTCTTGTGTTTCACACAACaattaattattctgcagtgtTCCCCAGTTCAAATGCACAATACAATGAACGGTACTACAGAACAACAGATTTTATCTTTAGTTAGAAACAGCAATAGAGAAATAGGGAATttcttgaaaaatataaaaaatccttGAGGCAGCTAACATAAAAGTTAAATGATCTCTAATGCCAGTTAAGATTCTGAGCGAATAGAGCTGATAAACATAAGAACAAGTAaaagacaataataaaataaacctaGAAAGATGAACTCTTGAGTGTAGGTTCAACTACCTTTTTTAGCTTATACTGTCTCACCAACCTTTCTTTTCCTTGCCCAGCAACACAACCTTTGGCTTGTACATAGGAGGCTCTACCAAAGTTGGCCTCATGTCAGAAATGCGGATATCATTAGGGGAGCCTCCCATGGAGTCCTGTAAAAAACAAGGATCAAATtctcattaaattaaaaaactacataaaatgactgaaaaaccAGGAACACTGGGGTGTGTTTTCCTGCAATCGAATTAAAATCTCTTATTTAAAAACCCAGTTTCTCAGGTCTAATCAGAGTACACAAACTGTTAGTATTAACAGTATTAAAAGTGACCATCATTTGTAATCTGATTTATGGTcacaaatcaaataaatgtaaataaaaatcatttattttcaaatatcaaaattgacaattaaatcaataaatgttgaTAATACAAACACTGTAGATGGTTGAAAAATCATCAATGTAGAATATAAGAAAATCTGTTTGCCTTATTGCATATTAGATAAAACTTTATTTGACAGGCTAACAGCTTTAAATTaacataattttgtttaaaaacatgtttAGAAAGAATCAGAATAGCCAGAAtgtacagacattttttttttttaatgtagaaaGGTTAAACCTGTAAAATGTAGCTAATATATAGGTTTTGTAAGGTTAAAGACTTACAGGGATGAATCACTCATCCGCATATTTTTCCATACTTTTTCCATCCCTTATTACATTACAGTGACAGTTATGTCACTGGCCCCAAATGACCTCCAGGTTCAACAAAACTAAAGCTGAGAAATATATTAGAACATTGTGTGATCTCACACCTCAACATCAAGTTGAGAGTCATCATTAGTAATATATAGACTGTTATGATTCACATGCCTTGTCCTGGCTTGTCTGGTCAAAACCACAGAAGCAAAACAGCAGCTTCCACCTCCCTCTCA includes these proteins:
- the LOC127449388 gene encoding leucine-rich repeat-containing protein 7-like isoform X9, coding for MDNYSTLPLQCLEMTTKRKFIGRLVPCRCFRGEEEVISVLDYSHCSLQQVPKEIFSFERTLEELYLDANQIEELPKQLFNCQALKKLSMPDNDLSNLPTTIASLVNLKELDISKNGIQEFPDSIKCCKCLSVVEASVNPIAKLPDGFTQLLNLTQLFLNDAFLEYLPANFGRLSKLRILELRENHLKTMPKSIHRLSQLERLDLGSNEFSELPEVLEQIHSLKELWLDNNSLQTIPGSIGKLRQLRYLDLAKNRIESLDADISGCESLEDLLLSSNMLQQLPDSIGKLKKLTTLKVDDNQLTSMPNTIGSARGKSGLSLLEEFDCSCNELESLPPTIGYLHNLRTFAADENFLAELPREIGNCRNVTVMSLRSNKLEFLPDEIGQMTKLRVLNLSDNRLKNLPFTFTKLKDLAALWLSDNQSKALIPLQTEAHPETKQRVLTNYMFPQQPRHDEDYQSDSDSFNPTLWEEQRQQRMTVAFEFEDKKEEEDNSGKVKVEINLKRYPTPYPEDLKNMVKSVQNLVGKTTHPLNTEKCSSGTNMELHSQDKYEPKWPMAPKEVTEREVKDFSKPPMSEQGAILNSAIDIPKRKDKEDLTESSEISLHRVVPKPQQPENTSLAVTSSSCFCLIDSMGGSPNDIRISDMRPTLVEPPMYKPKVVLLGKEKKESTDESEPEKIHCLNNSGSSATYSDYSPSQGSSGSSNPPGNVGNLQTSGKEGPSQTHWTNRLAQSFPKPIETKPLLSQRATPPSSTLQQRGERRPLSDTFDSWNDAPHYDNTGFVAEETPLNTPSSSAGNPMLGSKPRSASTAHGRRPLMRQERIVGVPLELDQSQHTFHTVRNTPETEVPPPSNPWQNWTRTPSPFEDRTAFPSKLEITPANSPNPDRKDFEQEIGALPSTFPSTRNWGFLDSTDSGMGRGHPNLFSHVQGGKEPNKGSTLVVSKSSERLSPMMKEVKAKFKKSQSIDEIDTGSYKVYSIPLDNYSSSIENQGSVDRADLPLPLEQSMSRSQSAPMLDDDLDGYGLNKSSQQQKPAIPKKVYHFDQSFNPQGAMDLMKGERRVPPPFPNTPEYVNQPGKMLPKELVSPRGYRGYSPMEQMFSFSQSTVTDDAVNSQLSGQPQCSRPGFLRRADSLVSSTEMALFRRVAENQELQLAEHYNRPQQIKSMLEQQNSLSTISDTQFHKRNGRYEEDYSSYQETKKPIMGYPTKSLTQRRPLSARSYSTETYGASQARPVSARPTMAALLEKMPSDYNHIACTEKSPEADMKLRPVPQKQEDISSKMPVDWRQQLLRHIEAKRLDRSAVLKHNTVNFGMLYSGGYAAPHASRSMTINFYNNTKHENQTTQWLPLPNTPSQQSNILDNGQEVVSPTSQWAPYSLGRRDVPPENMNVMKKPGVHNSHQQQTMMMASANTAHRTARDQQYEGAINKVSIQQYQSPLPMPITTTSPRPQSARCFIQTKGQKSMDGFPEQLCVRIEKNPGLGFSISGGISGQGNPFKPSDMGIFVTRVQPDGPASNVLRPGDKILKIQS
- the LOC127449388 gene encoding leucine-rich repeat-containing protein 7-like isoform X12; its protein translation is MDNYSTLPLQCLEMTTKRKFIGRLVPCRCFRGEEEVISVLDYSHCSLQQVPKEIFSFERTLEELYLDANQIEELPKQLFNCQALKKLSMPDNDLSNLPTTIASLVNLKELDISKNGIQEFPDSIKCCKCLSVVEASVNPIAKLPDGFTQLLNLTQLFLNDAFLEYLPANFGRLSKLRILELRENHLKTMPKSIHRLSQLERLDLGSNEFSELPEVLEQIHSLKELWLDNNSLQTIPGSIGKLRQLRYLDLAKNRIESLDADISGCESLEDLLLSSNMLQQLPDSIGKLKKLTTLKVDDNQLTSMPNTIGSARGKSGLSLLEEFDCSCNELESLPPTIGYLHNLRTFAADENFLAELPREIGNCRNVTVMSLRSNKLEFLPDEIGQMTKLRVLNLSDNRLKNLPFTFTKLKDLAALWLSDNQSKALIPLQTEAHPETKQRVLTNYMFPQQPRHDEDYQSDSDSFNPTLWEEQRQQRMTVAFEFEDKKEEEDNSGKVKVEINLKRYPTPYPEDLKNMVKSVQNLVGKTTHPLNTEKCSSGTNMELHSQDKYEPKWPMAPKEVTEREVKDFSKPPMSEQGAILNSAIDIPKRKDKEDLTESSEISLHRVVPKPQQPENTSLAVTSSSCFCLIDSMGGSPNDIRISDMRPTLVEPPMYKPKVVLLGKEKKESTDESEPEKIHCLNNSGSSATYSDYSPSQGSSGSSNPPGNVGNLQTSGKEGPSQTHWTNRLAQSFPKPIETKPLLSQRATPPSSTLQQRGERRPLSDTFDSWNDAPHYDNTGFVAEETPLNTPSSSAGNPMLGSKPRSASTAHGRRPLMRQERIVGVPLELDQSQHTFHTVRNTPETEVPPPSNPWQNWTRTPSPFEDRTAFPSKLEITPANSPNPDRKDFEQEIGALPSTFPSTRNWGFLDSTDSGMGRGHPNLFSHVQGGKEPNKGSTLVVSKSSERLSPMMKEVKAKFKKSQSIDEIDTGSYKVYSIPLDNYSSSIENQGSVDRADLPLPLEQSMSRSQSAPMLDDDLDGYGLNKSSQQQKPAIPKKVYHFDQSFNPQGAMDLMKGERRVPPPFPNTPEYVNQPGKMLPKELVSPRGYRGYSPMEQMFSFSQSTVTDDAVNSQLSGQPQCSRPGFLRRADSLVSSTEMALFRRVAENQELQLAEHYNRPQQIKSMLEQQNSLSTISDTQFHKRNGRYEEDYSSYQETKKPIMGYPTKSLTQRRPLSARSYSTETYGASQARPVSARPTMAALLEKMPSDYNHIACTEKSPEADMKLRPVPQKQEDISSKMPVDWRQQLLRHIEAKRLDRSAVLKHNTVNFGMLYSGGYAAPHASRSMTINFYNNTKHENQTTQWLPLPNTPSQQSNILDNGQEVVSPTSQWAPYSLGRRDVPPENMNVMKKPGVHNSHQQQTMMMASANTAHRTARDQQYEGAINKVSIQQYQSPLPMPITTTSPRPQSARCFIQTKGQKSMDGFPEQLCVRIEKNPGLGFSISGGISGQGNPFKPSDMGTA